The Terriglobales bacterium genome includes a region encoding these proteins:
- a CDS encoding histone deacetylase, with protein HALRDGVAFNIGGGFHHAFPDHGEGFCMIHDVAVAIRRMQKDSKVHHVMTVDCDVHHGNGTAAIFNSWLSGGSSRAGMGSLPSSFAAHTEVLVQGKGGSLKSSAVKSESDTGSDVFTISLHQQNNYPAIKPPSSIDVNLPDGTGDDDYLHWLDNALSSGLRQFTPELICYVAGADPYREDQLGGLALTIEGLKKRDELVFRVARARRIPVMVTYAGGYARRVEDTVTIHCNTVVAAKEIFAEKI; from the coding sequence ACATGCGCTACGCGATGGCGTGGCCTTCAATATCGGCGGCGGATTTCACCACGCCTTCCCCGATCATGGCGAGGGGTTCTGCATGATCCATGATGTCGCGGTGGCGATCCGGCGCATGCAGAAAGACAGCAAGGTTCATCACGTCATGACGGTGGATTGTGACGTCCATCACGGCAATGGCACGGCGGCAATCTTTAACTCTTGGCTTAGCGGTGGAAGCTCGCGCGCCGGTATGGGAAGCCTGCCATCGTCGTTTGCTGCACACACAGAAGTCCTGGTGCAAGGGAAGGGAGGTTCGTTAAAATCCAGCGCGGTCAAATCCGAATCGGATACCGGCAGCGATGTCTTTACCATCTCCCTGCATCAGCAGAACAATTATCCGGCGATCAAGCCGCCATCTTCGATTGACGTAAACCTGCCCGACGGCACTGGAGACGATGACTACCTGCACTGGCTGGATAACGCGCTCAGCTCAGGCCTGCGACAGTTCACGCCCGAGCTGATCTGCTACGTCGCCGGCGCCGACCCTTACCGGGAGGACCAACTCGGCGGACTCGCCCTGACCATCGAAGGCCTAAAAAAGCGCGATGAGCTCGTCTTTCGTGTGGCCCGGGCAAGGCGTATCCCGGTGATGGTGACCTATGCCGGCGGGTATGCGCGCCGGGTGGAGGATACCGTCACCATTCACTGCAATACCGTCGTGGCAGCCAAAGAGATCTTTGCCGAGAAGATCTAA
- the ffh gene encoding signal recognition particle protein — translation MFENLSEKLQRAFKNLRGQGKLTEENMGEALREIRLALLEADVNVNVVKKFIDEVKAKATGAEVMTALSPAEQVVKLVRDEMVELLGKDTAKLKFASQPPTVVLMAGLQGSGKTTTTGKLAAWFKKGGHRPMLVSVDVYRPAARQQLKIVADAIPAHIYEGKIEGEGNTAMVERLAKEARREAINNGCDVLIVDTAGRLHIDDQLMDEMQSLKKLLNPSEILFVADAMTGQDAVKSADEFHKKLTLTGVVLTKMDGDARGGAALSIRNVTGQPIKFLGIGEKYDALEPFHPDRIVGRILGMGDILSLIERAEETMDRKKSEEFAKKALTGDGFSLEDFRDQLRQVKKMGSLQSIVKMLPNVGPFQGLQKASDNIDEKQLVRTEAIINSMTAHERDHHEVINGSRRKRIARGSGTSVQEVNQLLRQYAQMRKMFKSMSKSGFMQKRLAGIKLPGM, via the coding sequence ATGTTTGAGAATCTCTCCGAAAAACTTCAGCGCGCATTCAAGAACCTTCGCGGACAGGGCAAGCTCACCGAAGAAAACATGGGTGAAGCCCTGCGCGAGATCCGGCTGGCGCTGCTCGAAGCCGACGTCAACGTCAATGTCGTCAAGAAATTTATTGACGAGGTGAAAGCCAAGGCCACCGGCGCCGAGGTCATGACCGCGCTCTCGCCCGCCGAGCAGGTGGTGAAGCTGGTGCGCGACGAGATGGTCGAGCTTCTGGGCAAAGATACGGCCAAGCTTAAGTTTGCCTCGCAGCCACCCACGGTGGTGTTGATGGCAGGTTTGCAGGGTTCCGGTAAGACCACCACCACGGGCAAGCTGGCGGCGTGGTTCAAGAAGGGCGGGCACCGGCCTATGCTGGTCAGCGTGGACGTTTATCGTCCGGCGGCGCGCCAGCAGTTGAAGATCGTTGCGGACGCCATTCCCGCGCACATCTACGAAGGCAAGATTGAGGGCGAAGGCAATACGGCCATGGTCGAACGCCTGGCCAAAGAGGCTCGCCGCGAAGCGATCAATAACGGCTGCGACGTGCTCATTGTGGATACCGCCGGGCGCCTGCATATTGACGATCAACTGATGGACGAAATGCAGTCGCTCAAGAAGCTGCTGAATCCATCGGAGATCCTGTTCGTGGCCGACGCCATGACCGGTCAGGATGCGGTCAAATCGGCCGATGAATTCCATAAGAAGCTCACGCTGACGGGCGTGGTGCTGACCAAGATGGATGGCGACGCCCGCGGGGGCGCGGCACTTTCGATCCGCAACGTCACCGGGCAGCCCATCAAGTTCCTGGGCATTGGCGAAAAATACGATGCGCTTGAACCTTTTCATCCCGACCGCATCGTGGGCCGCATTCTGGGCATGGGCGACATTCTTTCGCTCATCGAGCGCGCGGAAGAGACCATGGACCGGAAGAAATCCGAGGAGTTCGCCAAGAAGGCCCTCACCGGCGACGGATTTTCTCTGGAGGACTTCCGCGACCAGTTGCGCCAGGTGAAAAAGATGGGCTCGCTGCAAAGCATTGTGAAGATGCTGCCCAACGTGGGGCCGTTCCAGGGCCTGCAAAAAGCATCTGACAATATTGACGAGAAGCAACTGGTGCGCACGGAGGCGATCATCAATTCGATGACCGCGCACGAGCGCGATCACCATGAGGTCATCAATGGCAGCCGGCGCAAACGGATCGCCCGCGGCTCTGGAACTTCGGTGCAAGAGGTCAACCAGCTTTTACGGCAATACGCGCAGATGCGCAAGATGTTCAAGAGCATGAGCAAATCAGGCTTCATGCAAAAACGTTTGGCAGGAATCAAACTGCCAGGGATGTAA
- a CDS encoding peroxiredoxin-like family protein, translated as MSLQAQLDEIRSRTRELLRPEHLAVTDRAIAELQESGLAKRILPAGATAPDFELPDANGKLVRSSELRARGRLVISFYRGRWCPYCVAQLEALQQVWAQIQAKGASLIAVSPQTQRQTSFAAEQHHLKFPLLSDAGNQVARKFGLVYAIPDYLKQQYKRTFVNLPHCNGDESWELPLPATFVIEPDGKVQFAEAHADYTRRMEPEEILTVLAG; from the coding sequence ATGTCCCTGCAAGCGCAACTCGATGAAATCCGAAGCCGCACTCGTGAACTGCTGCGCCCCGAGCATCTGGCCGTCACCGACCGCGCCATTGCAGAGCTGCAGGAATCAGGCCTTGCGAAACGGATACTGCCCGCAGGTGCTACCGCTCCCGACTTTGAGTTGCCGGATGCGAATGGCAAGCTCGTACGCTCTTCGGAGCTTCGCGCCCGCGGCCGTTTGGTCATCAGCTTTTATCGTGGGCGCTGGTGTCCGTACTGTGTGGCGCAGCTCGAGGCGCTGCAACAAGTCTGGGCGCAGATTCAGGCCAAAGGAGCTTCTCTCATCGCCGTATCGCCGCAAACCCAGCGGCAGACCAGCTTTGCTGCCGAACAGCATCACCTGAAATTTCCTCTGCTCAGCGATGCCGGCAATCAGGTGGCAAGAAAATTCGGATTGGTCTATGCCATCCCTGATTATTTAAAACAGCAATACAAACGCACCTTCGTAAATCTGCCGCATTGCAACGGAGACGAAAGCTGGGAGCTGCCGCTGCCTGCTACGTTTGTCATCGAGCCTGATGGAAAGGTCCAGTTTGCTGAAGCGCACGCCGATTACACCCGCCGCATGGAGCCGGAAGAAATTCTCACAGTTCTCGCAGGCTAA